From a single Capsicum annuum cultivar UCD-10X-F1 chromosome 12, UCD10Xv1.1, whole genome shotgun sequence genomic region:
- the LOC107849518 gene encoding uncharacterized protein LOC107849518 — translation MADDNQNHGDESNGPILWGLSFALASAVAFKTIGALFPRRKTEEKYGDKIEKVTQINIPIIINMPSNLEDQVKLQQNASAADLVAPTNNVASNMLPNLSDQVKLLVSNLSDQAKLELSLKLSNLNDQVKLQLTNLQDQLVKPQPKKSPINKVANNISQNHQTTSQSKPEPLGPQVTCEQLIGGLLNDCKKHHSNLQCGSYSNIYRRFCSGPPGATISTKYIGSQLLLESFYGCMQGDYNSDSRKACREKYSKLLKI, via the exons ATGGCTG ACGATAATCAGAATCATGGAGATGAATCTAATGGTCCTATTCTATGGG GTTTATCATTTGCATTAGCTTCAGCAGTAGCTTTCAAAACTATTGGTGCTCTATTTCCTCGACGAAAGACTGAAGAAAAATATGGAGATAAGATAGAGAAAGTTACTCAAATCAATATACCTATTATTATTAATATGCCGTCCAATTTAGAAGATCAAGTGAAACTCCAGCAAAATGCATCTGCTGCAGATCTTGTTGCACCTACCAACAATGTTGCTAGTAATATGTTGCCTAATTTAAGTGATCAAGTGAAACTTTTGGTGTCCAATTTAAGCGATCAAGCGAAACTCGAGCTGTCACTTAAGTTATCCAATTTAAATGATCAAGTGAAACTTCAGCTGACCAATTTACAAGATCAATTAGTGAAACCCCAACCCAAAAAATCACCTATCAACAAAGTTGCTAATAATATTTCACAAAATCATCAAACTACTTCTCAATCCAAGCCTGAGCCACTTGGTCCACAAGTGACATGTGAGCAATTGATAGGTGGTTTATTAAATGAT TGCAAAAAACACCATAGCAATCTTCAATGTGGCTCTTATTCTAACATATATAGGAGGTTTTGTTCTGGACCAccag GTGCTACCATTTCCACAAAATATATTGGCTCACAACTATTGCTTGAATCCTTTTATGGT TGCATGCAAGGGGACTATAACTCAGATAGCAGGAAAGCTTGCAGAGAAAAATACAGCAAACTGCTGAAAATTTAA